One Trichocoleus desertorum ATA4-8-CV12 genomic window, TGTAAGCGAGAATTTCCCGCGATCGCAATAAATGACTGAGGTAGGCGCGAGTAAACTTTTGGCAGGTATAGCAAGGGCATGTGGCATCCAGGGGGGTAAAGTCTTCCCGAAACCGAGCGTTCTTGATGTTCCAGCGATCGCCTCGGACTAAAGCGCTGCCATGCCGAGCCAGACGGGTGGGAATGACACAATCAAACAAATCCATACCAGCCGCGATCGCCTGAGCCATTTCCCGGTAGGTGCCCACACCCATGAGATAGCGGGGTTTGTCTACAGGTAGCAAAGGCGTCGTTGCTTTAACAATTTGTTCAATTAGTTCAGGCGGTTCTCCGACACTCACCCCTCCGATCGCGTATCCAGGGAGATTTAGGGCGGCTAGAGAGCGAGCGGCTTCTGCCCGTAAATCCAAGTGAACCCCACCTTGTACAATCCCAAACAAGGCTTGATCGGGCCGCTGATGGGCCGTGATGCAGCGTTCTAACCAGCGATAGGTTCGAGCTGTGGCTTCGGCGATCGCTTCCCGAGTCGCTGGGTAAGGCGGGCATTCGTCGAAGGCCATGATTACATCCGCGCCCAGTTGATTTTGGATCTGAATCGATCGCTCTGGGGTCAGGTGAATAATTTGACCATCTTTGGGAGAGCGAAACTTCACGCCTGCCTCATCAATTTGGCGCATTTCGCTC contains:
- the tgt gene encoding tRNA guanosine(34) transglycosylase Tgt translates to MSAQFTFQCQARCCRTQARAGLFTTPHGVVETPRFMPVGTLANVKTITPDQLQATGAQMVLANTYHLHLQPGEEIVAQAGGLHQFMGWSGPMLTDSGGFQVFSLSEMRQIDEAGVKFRSPKDGQIIHLTPERSIQIQNQLGADVIMAFDECPPYPATREAIAEATARTYRWLERCITAHQRPDQALFGIVQGGVHLDLRAEAARSLAALNLPGYAIGGVSVGEPPELIEQIVKATTPLLPVDKPRYLMGVGTYREMAQAIAAGMDLFDCVIPTRLARHGSALVRGDRWNIKNARFREDFTPLDATCPCYTCQKFTRAYLSHLLRSREILAYTLLSIHNITELVRFTQEIRASLLQGSFAEDFAHWLAPASTPASVP